One Bacillus amyloliquefaciens DSM 7 = ATCC 23350 DNA window includes the following coding sequences:
- the nusA gene encoding transcription termination factor NusA — MSSELLDALTILEKEKGISKDIIIEAIEAALISAYKRNFNQAQNVRVDLNRETGTIRVFARKDVVDEVYDSRLEISLDDAQHIHPNYLVGDVVEIEVTPKDFGRIAAQTAKQVVTQRVREAERGVIYSEFIDREEDIMTGIVQRLDSKFIYVSLGKIEALLPVNEQMPNESYKPHDRIKVFITKVEKTTKGPQIYVSRTHPGLLKRLFEIEVPEIYDGTVELKSVAREAGDRSKISVRTDDPDVDPVGSCVGPKGQRVQAIVNELKGEKIDIVNWSDDPVEFVANALSPSKVLDVIVNEEEKATTVIVPDYQLSLAIGKRGQNARLAAKLTGWKIDIKSETDARDIGIFPREHEEDDDLEPLFMEPETAESDE, encoded by the coding sequence ATGAGCAGTGAACTATTAGATGCCCTCACGATTCTTGAAAAAGAAAAAGGCATCAGTAAAGACATTATCATCGAAGCAATTGAAGCTGCCTTAATTTCTGCGTATAAGCGAAATTTTAACCAGGCGCAAAACGTACGGGTCGATCTGAACCGTGAGACGGGCACCATCCGCGTGTTCGCAAGAAAAGATGTCGTAGACGAGGTATACGATTCAAGGCTTGAAATCTCGCTTGACGACGCCCAGCACATCCATCCGAACTACCTTGTCGGAGATGTCGTTGAAATAGAAGTAACGCCGAAAGACTTCGGCCGCATTGCTGCGCAGACAGCAAAACAAGTTGTGACGCAGCGTGTCCGTGAAGCTGAGCGCGGCGTGATTTATTCAGAATTTATCGATCGTGAAGAAGACATCATGACGGGAATTGTACAGCGTTTAGACAGCAAATTTATTTACGTGTCTCTCGGCAAGATTGAAGCGCTGCTGCCCGTTAATGAACAAATGCCGAATGAGAGCTATAAACCTCACGATCGTATTAAAGTATTCATTACAAAAGTCGAAAAAACGACAAAAGGGCCGCAAATCTATGTATCAAGAACACATCCCGGTCTTTTGAAGCGTCTTTTTGAAATCGAAGTGCCGGAAATTTATGACGGAACGGTCGAACTGAAATCCGTTGCCAGAGAAGCGGGCGACCGCTCTAAAATCTCCGTCCGCACTGATGATCCTGACGTCGATCCTGTCGGTTCATGCGTCGGTCCTAAAGGCCAGCGCGTACAGGCGATCGTCAATGAACTGAAAGGCGAAAAAATTGATATTGTCAACTGGTCTGACGATCCGGTTGAATTTGTTGCCAATGCGCTCAGCCCATCTAAAGTGCTGGATGTCATCGTCAACGAAGAAGAAAAAGCCACGACTGTCATCGTTCCTGATTACCAGCTTTCTCTGGCAATCGGAAAAAGAGGGCAAAACGCCCGCTTAGCCGCGAAACTGACAGGATGGAAAATTGATATCAAAAGTGAAACGGATGCAAGAGACATTGGCATCTTTCCGAGAGAGCATGAAGAAGATGACGATTTAGAGCCGCTCTTTATGGAGCCTGAAACAGCCGAATCGGATGAATAA
- a CDS encoding PolC-type DNA polymerase III — protein MEQLSVNRRQFQILLQQLNMTDDTFMTYFEDGEIDKLTIHKAEKAWHFQFRFKALLPYQIYDSFMMRLTQSFAHIARVTSSIQVIDPSVSEELVQDYWTRCIEELEGTSPPMVALLNQQKPKLKGNKLIVKTKTDTEASALKNKYSALIQHSYRQFGFPELQLDTEIFVSDQEVQKFREQKLAEDQERAMQALIEMEKKEKEGDEDQTPSGPLVIGYQIKENEEIRTLDSIMDEERRITVQGYVFDAETRELKSGRTLCIFKITDYTNSILVKMFAREKEDAALMKTLKKGMWVKARGSIQNDTFVRDLVMIANDVNEIKAKTREDTAPEGEKRVELHLHSPMSQMDAVTGIGKLVEQAKKWGHEAIALTDHAVVQSFPDAYSAAKKHGIKMIYGMEANIVDDGVPIAYNPAHRLLEEDTYVVFDVETTGLSAVYDTIIELAAVKIRGGEIIDKFEAFANPHHPLSATTIELTGITDDMVRDAPDVVDVVRDFKEWIGDDVLVAHNASFDMGFLNVAYKRLLKTEKAKNPVIDTLELARFLYPEFKNHRLNTLCKKFDIELTQHHRAVFDAEATGYLLLKMLKDAAEKDIFYHDQLNENMGQSNAYQRSRPYHATLLAVNETGLKNLFKLVSISHIQYFYRVPRIPRSQLDKYREGLLIGSACDRGEVFEGMMQKSPEEVEDIASFYDYLEVQPPEVYRHLLQLELVRDEKALKEIITNITKLGEKLNKPVVATGNVHYLNDEDKIYRKILVSSQGGANPLNRHELPKVHFRTTDEMLDAFSFLGAEKAKEIVVENTQKVASMIEEIKPIKDDLYTPKIDGADEEIREMSYQRARSIYGEELPEIVEARIEKELKSIIGHGFAVIYLISHKLVKRSLDDGYLVGSRGSVGSSLVATLTEITEVNPLAPHYVCPSCRYSEFFNDGSVGSGFDLPDKSCPSCGTPLKKDGHDIPFETFLGFKGDKVPDIDLNFSGEYQPHAHNYTKVLFGEDNVYRAGTIGTVAEKTAYGYVKGYAGDHNLHMRGAEIDRLVQGCTGVKRTTGQHPGGIIVVPDYMDIYDFSPIQFPADATGSEWKTTHFDFHSIHDNLLKLDILGHDDPTVIRMLQDLSGIDPKTIPTDDPEVMKIFQGTESLGVTEEQIGCKTGTLGIPEFGTRFVRQMLEDTKPTTFSELVQISGLSHGTDVWLGNAQELIHNNTCELSEVIGCRDDIMVYLIYQGLEPSLAFKIMEFVRKGKGLTPEWEEEMKKNNVPNWYIDSCKKIKYMFPKAHAAAYVLMAVRIAYFKVHHALLYYAAYFTVRADDFDIDTMIKGSTAIRAVMDDISSKGLDASPKEKNLLTVLELALEMCERGYSFQKVDLYRSSASEFIIDGNSLIPPFNSIPGLGTNAALNIVKAREEGEFLSKEDLQKRGKVSKTILEYLDRHGCLESLPDQNQLSLF, from the coding sequence ATGGAACAGTTATCAGTAAACAGAAGACAGTTTCAGATTCTTCTGCAGCAGCTTAATATGACAGATGATACCTTCATGACATACTTTGAAGATGGAGAGATTGATAAACTGACAATCCATAAAGCAGAAAAGGCCTGGCATTTCCAATTTCGCTTCAAGGCTCTTTTGCCGTATCAAATATATGATTCATTCATGATGAGGTTAACACAATCGTTTGCTCACATCGCCCGTGTCACATCATCCATTCAAGTCATTGACCCTAGCGTGTCAGAGGAGCTTGTACAGGATTATTGGACGCGCTGTATCGAAGAGCTTGAAGGAACCTCGCCGCCGATGGTGGCCCTTTTGAATCAGCAGAAGCCGAAGCTCAAGGGAAACAAGCTGATCGTGAAAACAAAGACGGATACAGAAGCATCGGCGCTCAAAAATAAATACAGCGCACTGATTCAGCACAGCTATCGCCAATTCGGCTTTCCTGAACTGCAGCTGGATACCGAAATTTTCGTGTCTGACCAAGAAGTTCAGAAATTCCGCGAGCAAAAGCTTGCTGAAGATCAGGAGCGGGCGATGCAGGCGCTTATCGAAATGGAGAAGAAGGAAAAAGAGGGCGATGAGGATCAGACGCCATCCGGACCGCTTGTCATCGGCTATCAAATTAAAGAGAACGAAGAAATCCGGACGCTTGACAGCATCATGGATGAAGAAAGAAGAATCACGGTGCAGGGCTATGTGTTTGATGCTGAAACACGCGAGCTGAAAAGCGGACGGACGCTCTGTATTTTCAAAATTACGGATTATACAAACAGTATTCTAGTGAAAATGTTTGCAAGAGAAAAAGAAGACGCCGCCCTCATGAAAACACTGAAAAAAGGCATGTGGGTGAAAGCGCGGGGAAGCATCCAAAACGATACATTCGTCAGAGACCTCGTCATGATTGCAAATGACGTGAATGAAATAAAAGCCAAAACCCGGGAAGACACCGCTCCTGAAGGCGAAAAACGGGTAGAGCTTCATCTGCATTCTCCGATGAGCCAAATGGACGCCGTAACGGGCATCGGAAAGCTTGTCGAACAGGCGAAAAAATGGGGACACGAAGCGATTGCGTTAACTGATCATGCCGTCGTGCAGTCCTTCCCGGATGCATATTCCGCCGCGAAAAAGCACGGTATTAAAATGATTTACGGAATGGAAGCCAATATCGTAGATGACGGCGTTCCGATCGCATACAATCCCGCTCACCGTCTTCTGGAAGAAGACACATATGTCGTCTTTGACGTTGAAACGACGGGTCTGTCAGCAGTGTATGACACCATCATTGAGCTTGCGGCAGTCAAAATAAGAGGCGGAGAAATCATTGATAAATTCGAAGCGTTCGCCAATCCGCACCACCCTCTGTCAGCAACGACGATAGAGCTCACCGGAATTACGGATGACATGGTCCGCGACGCGCCCGATGTCGTTGACGTTGTCAGGGATTTTAAAGAATGGATCGGCGATGATGTGCTAGTGGCTCACAACGCCAGCTTTGATATGGGATTTTTAAATGTAGCGTATAAGCGCCTTTTGAAAACCGAAAAAGCGAAAAATCCGGTCATTGATACGCTGGAACTCGCGCGTTTCCTGTATCCTGAATTTAAAAATCACCGCTTAAATACGTTATGTAAGAAGTTTGATATCGAATTAACCCAGCACCACCGAGCGGTCTTTGACGCTGAAGCAACAGGATATCTGCTGTTAAAAATGCTCAAAGACGCGGCTGAAAAAGATATTTTTTATCATGATCAGCTGAATGAGAATATGGGACAATCCAATGCTTACCAAAGATCAAGGCCTTATCACGCTACATTGCTTGCCGTGAATGAGACCGGCTTGAAAAATCTGTTTAAGCTCGTGTCCATTTCTCATATTCAATATTTCTACAGAGTGCCGCGCATTCCAAGGTCGCAGCTTGATAAATACAGAGAAGGCCTGTTAATCGGTTCTGCCTGTGACAGGGGAGAGGTCTTTGAAGGCATGATGCAAAAATCACCTGAAGAGGTTGAAGATATCGCATCTTTCTATGACTATCTTGAAGTGCAGCCGCCGGAAGTATACAGGCACCTTCTGCAGCTTGAGCTCGTCCGGGATGAAAAAGCGCTGAAAGAAATTATCACAAACATTACGAAGCTCGGGGAAAAACTGAATAAGCCGGTCGTTGCGACAGGAAATGTCCACTATTTAAACGATGAGGATAAAATTTACCGGAAGATCTTAGTTTCTTCTCAAGGCGGCGCCAACCCGTTAAACAGACATGAACTGCCTAAAGTGCATTTCAGAACGACAGATGAAATGCTGGATGCTTTCTCCTTTCTGGGTGCGGAAAAAGCGAAAGAAATCGTGGTTGAGAATACACAAAAAGTCGCTTCCATGATCGAAGAGATCAAACCGATTAAAGACGACCTGTACACGCCGAAAATTGACGGAGCCGATGAAGAAATCCGTGAAATGAGCTATCAGCGCGCCAGAAGCATTTACGGTGAAGAGCTTCCTGAAATTGTTGAAGCGAGAATAGAGAAAGAATTAAAAAGCATCATCGGCCATGGATTCGCCGTTATATATCTCATTTCTCATAAGCTTGTAAAACGGTCTCTGGATGACGGCTATCTCGTCGGCTCCCGGGGATCCGTCGGTTCATCACTTGTGGCGACTTTAACGGAAATCACTGAAGTGAACCCGCTCGCTCCGCACTATGTGTGCCCGAGCTGCCGGTATTCCGAATTCTTTAATGACGGATCCGTCGGTTCCGGTTTTGACCTTCCGGATAAAAGCTGCCCGTCTTGCGGCACTCCTTTGAAAAAGGACGGACACGATATCCCGTTTGAAACGTTCTTAGGCTTCAAAGGCGATAAAGTACCCGATATCGACTTGAACTTCTCAGGTGAGTATCAGCCGCATGCGCATAACTACACGAAAGTGCTGTTCGGTGAAGATAATGTTTACCGTGCGGGAACGATCGGCACCGTTGCGGAAAAGACGGCTTACGGATATGTGAAAGGCTATGCGGGCGACCACAACCTTCACATGCGCGGCGCTGAAATCGACCGCCTCGTACAGGGCTGCACCGGTGTTAAGAGAACGACCGGCCAGCACCCGGGGGGCATTATCGTTGTGCCTGATTATATGGATATTTACGATTTTTCACCGATTCAATTCCCGGCTGATGCGACGGGTTCTGAATGGAAAACAACTCACTTTGACTTCCACTCCATTCATGACAACCTGCTGAAGCTTGATATATTAGGACACGATGATCCGACAGTCATCCGGATGCTCCAGGATTTAAGCGGAATTGATCCGAAGACGATTCCGACGGATGATCCTGAGGTTATGAAGATTTTCCAAGGGACAGAATCACTCGGCGTCACTGAAGAGCAGATCGGCTGCAAAACGGGGACGCTCGGCATTCCTGAATTCGGGACGCGATTTGTGCGGCAGATGCTCGAAGATACGAAGCCGACGACGTTCTCTGAGCTTGTTCAGATTTCCGGGCTTTCTCACGGGACTGACGTATGGCTCGGCAATGCGCAGGAACTGATACACAACAATACGTGTGAACTGAGCGAAGTGATCGGCTGCCGCGATGACATCATGGTTTATTTGATCTATCAGGGCCTTGAGCCTTCACTGGCCTTTAAAATCATGGAATTTGTCCGTAAAGGCAAAGGCCTGACGCCGGAATGGGAAGAAGAAATGAAAAAGAACAATGTGCCGAACTGGTATATTGATTCATGCAAAAAAATCAAATACATGTTCCCGAAAGCCCACGCCGCCGCATATGTGTTAATGGCGGTACGGATTGCATACTTTAAAGTGCATCACGCGCTTTTATACTATGCTGCGTATTTTACCGTACGTGCCGATGACTTTGACATTGATACGATGATTAAAGGCTCGACTGCCATCAGGGCGGTTATGGATGATATCAGCTCTAAAGGGCTTGATGCTTCGCCGAAGGAAAAAAACCTCCTTACCGTGTTAGAGCTTGCGCTTGAAATGTGTGAACGCGGCTATTCCTTCCAGAAGGTCGATCTATACCGTTCAAGCGCTTCGGAATTTATCATTGACGGCAACAGTCTGATCCCGCCGTTCAACTCAATTCCGGGTCTCGGAACCAACGCCGCTCTCAATATTGTAAAAGCGCGGGAAGAAGGAGAGTTCCTTTCAAAAGAAGACCTTCAAAAACGCGGAAAAGTGTCAAAAACCATTTTAGAGTATTTAGACCGCCACGGCTGTCTGGAGTCGCTTCCGGACCAAAACCAGCTGTCACTGTTTTAA
- a CDS encoding YlxQ family RNA-binding protein: MSGMEWFPLLGLANRARKVVSGEDLVIKEIRNARAKLVLLTEDASANTAKKVSDKCNYYKVPYKKVESRADLGRSIGKESRVVVAVTDQGFANKLISLLD; encoded by the coding sequence ATGTCTGGAATGGAATGGTTTCCCTTGCTGGGTCTGGCCAATCGAGCTCGTAAGGTCGTGTCGGGCGAGGACTTGGTTATAAAAGAAATTAGAAATGCGCGTGCAAAACTTGTTCTGCTGACAGAAGATGCATCTGCGAATACTGCAAAAAAAGTATCCGATAAATGCAATTATTATAAAGTACCTTATAAAAAAGTCGAAAGCCGCGCGGATCTCGGCCGCTCTATCGGCAAGGAATCACGTGTCGTTGTCGCCGTCACTGACCAAGGTTTTGCGAATAAGCTGATCAGCTTGCTCGATTAA
- a CDS encoding DUF503 domain-containing protein — MIGFAECECIIYDAGSLKEKRAVLKRIMTRVQNKFNVSAAEIGYQDTWQRTSFGIAVVSSSHVQAEKEIQRVLAFIDSFPEIERTITRTEWF; from the coding sequence GTGATCGGATTTGCGGAATGTGAATGCATCATTTACGATGCGGGATCATTAAAGGAGAAACGAGCCGTTCTGAAGCGGATTATGACGAGGGTTCAGAATAAGTTCAACGTGTCGGCAGCTGAAATCGGCTATCAGGACACTTGGCAGCGGACCAGCTTCGGAATCGCCGTCGTCTCCTCCTCTCACGTTCAGGCGGAAAAGGAGATTCAGCGCGTACTCGCGTTTATTGACTCCTTTCCCGAAATAGAACGGACGATCACTAGAACAGAGTGGTTTTAA
- the rulR gene encoding glucose-induced regulator RulR produces MNKRKKIPLRKCVVTGEMKPKKELIRIVRSKEGEISVDPTGKKNGRGAYITLEKECILAAKKKNTLQNQFQSQIDDQIFEELLELAEKVKK; encoded by the coding sequence GTGAATAAGCGAAAAAAAATTCCTCTGCGCAAATGTGTGGTAACGGGGGAAATGAAGCCTAAAAAGGAACTGATCCGAATTGTCCGTTCAAAAGAAGGAGAGATTTCAGTCGATCCGACAGGCAAGAAGAACGGGCGGGGTGCCTATATCACCCTTGAGAAAGAATGCATCTTAGCTGCGAAAAAGAAAAACACATTGCAAAATCAATTTCAATCACAAATCGATGACCAGATTTTCGAAGAATTGCTGGAACTGGCGGAAAAGGTGAAAAAATAA
- the infB gene encoding translation initiation factor IF-2 → MAKMRVYEYAKAINVSSKEILTALKNMDIVVNNHMATLEEKTIKQLDAKFKKGGAGVKSQKPAETNKNKQPQGVNQQPAGNQPNKIRDGKKNDVQNNQFNKNKKNNNNNKNKNKRNHNNKNQHQQKPLKPKKELPEKITFSGSLTVGALAEELGKEPSEIIKKLMLLGVMATINQELDKDTIELIASEYGVETEEVIVLEETELEKYEEADKEEDLQIRPPVVTIMGHVDHGKTTLLDSIRKTKVVEGEAGGITQHIGAYQIEENGKKITFLDTPGHAAFTTMRARGAEVTDITILVVAADDGVMPQTVEAINHAKAAEVPIIVAVNKVDKESANPDRVMQELTEYGLVPEAWGGETIFVPLSALTGKGIDELVEMILLVSEVEELKANPNRQAKGTVIEAELDKGRGSVATLLVQTGTLQVGDPIVVGNTFGRVRAMVNDLGRRVKTAGPSTPVEITGLNDVPQAGDQFLVFKDEKTARSVGEARASKQLEEQRSDKAKLSLDDLFEQIKQGDVKDINLIVKADVQGSAEALTAALQKIEVEGVKVKIIHTGVGAITESDIILASASNAIVIGFNVRPDGNAKSTAEAENVDIRLHRIIYKVIEEIEAAMKGMLDPEYEEKVIGQVEVRQTFKVSKIGTIAGGYVTDGHITRDSGLRLIRDGVVIFEGEVDVLKRFKDDVKEVSQGYECGITIKKYNDIREGDILEAYVMQEIERK, encoded by the coding sequence ATGGCTAAAATGAGAGTATACGAATATGCAAAAGCCATCAATGTTTCAAGTAAGGAAATTTTGACGGCGCTGAAAAACATGGATATAGTAGTAAATAACCATATGGCAACGCTTGAAGAAAAGACCATTAAGCAGCTTGATGCGAAATTTAAAAAAGGCGGCGCCGGCGTTAAATCTCAAAAGCCTGCGGAAACGAACAAAAACAAGCAGCCGCAAGGGGTTAATCAGCAGCCTGCTGGGAATCAACCAAACAAAATTCGAGACGGAAAGAAGAATGACGTGCAGAATAATCAATTTAACAAAAACAAGAAGAATAACAACAACAACAAAAACAAAAACAAACGCAATCATAACAACAAAAATCAGCATCAGCAAAAACCGCTGAAGCCGAAAAAAGAGCTTCCTGAGAAAATTACGTTTTCCGGCTCTTTAACAGTCGGAGCCTTAGCCGAAGAACTGGGCAAAGAACCGTCTGAAATCATTAAAAAGCTGATGCTTCTGGGCGTAATGGCTACGATTAACCAGGAGCTTGACAAAGACACAATCGAACTGATCGCATCTGAATACGGTGTAGAAACAGAAGAAGTGATTGTGCTTGAAGAAACTGAGCTTGAAAAATATGAAGAGGCTGACAAAGAAGAAGATCTTCAAATCCGTCCGCCTGTCGTAACGATCATGGGCCACGTTGACCACGGGAAAACGACCCTTCTTGACAGCATCAGAAAGACTAAAGTTGTTGAAGGAGAAGCCGGCGGAATCACCCAGCATATCGGGGCTTACCAGATCGAAGAAAACGGCAAAAAAATCACTTTCCTTGATACACCCGGACACGCAGCGTTCACAACGATGCGCGCACGCGGAGCGGAAGTAACCGATATTACCATTTTAGTCGTAGCGGCTGATGACGGCGTTATGCCGCAAACAGTCGAAGCCATCAACCATGCGAAAGCGGCTGAGGTTCCGATTATCGTTGCCGTGAATAAAGTGGATAAAGAAAGCGCGAACCCTGACCGTGTTATGCAGGAACTGACTGAATACGGACTCGTTCCGGAAGCATGGGGAGGAGAAACGATTTTCGTTCCTCTGTCCGCTCTTACAGGTAAGGGAATTGACGAGCTTGTCGAAATGATTCTGCTTGTCAGTGAAGTAGAAGAGCTGAAAGCCAATCCGAACCGTCAGGCAAAAGGAACGGTTATTGAAGCTGAGCTCGATAAAGGAAGAGGATCTGTTGCGACACTTCTCGTTCAAACGGGAACATTGCAAGTCGGAGATCCGATCGTTGTCGGAAATACATTCGGCCGCGTGCGGGCCATGGTCAATGATCTCGGCCGCCGCGTGAAAACAGCCGGACCGTCCACACCTGTGGAAATCACGGGCTTAAATGACGTACCGCAAGCTGGCGATCAATTCCTCGTCTTTAAAGACGAAAAAACAGCCCGTTCTGTCGGTGAAGCGCGTGCTTCCAAGCAATTGGAAGAACAGCGCAGCGACAAAGCGAAGCTGAGCCTTGATGATCTGTTTGAGCAAATTAAACAAGGCGATGTCAAAGATATCAACTTAATCGTAAAAGCGGACGTTCAAGGTTCTGCCGAAGCGTTAACGGCCGCTCTTCAAAAAATTGAAGTAGAAGGCGTAAAAGTGAAAATCATTCACACAGGCGTCGGTGCGATTACGGAATCAGACATCATTCTCGCATCTGCTTCAAATGCAATCGTTATCGGGTTTAATGTGCGCCCAGACGGAAATGCTAAGAGCACGGCTGAAGCTGAAAATGTAGATATCCGTCTTCACCGTATCATTTACAAAGTCATCGAAGAAATTGAAGCGGCGATGAAAGGAATGCTTGATCCTGAATACGAAGAAAAAGTCATCGGTCAGGTTGAAGTGCGCCAAACATTCAAAGTGTCGAAAATCGGCACGATTGCCGGCGGATATGTAACAGACGGCCACATTACACGTGACAGCGGACTTCGCTTGATCCGTGACGGCGTGGTAATCTTCGAAGGGGAAGTAGATGTTCTGAAACGCTTCAAAGATGATGTGAAAGAAGTTTCACAAGGGTATGAATGTGGTATTACGATTAAGAAATACAATGACATCCGCGAAGGTGACATCCTTGAAGCGTATGTCATGCAGGAAATCGAAAGAAAGTGA
- the truB gene encoding tRNA pseudouridine(55) synthase TruB, producing MVNGVLLLHKPVGMTSHDCVMKIRKLLKTKKVGHTGTLDPEVSGVLPICVGRATKIVEYVTDKSKTYDAEITLGFSTSTEDQTGETVSVKPVKEPINETDIKAVLDELKGPQEQVPPMYSAVKVNGKKLYEYARAGIEVERPKRNITIEDISLTSPVTYTDDTASFRFTVTCSKGTYVRTLAVTIGEKLGYPAHMSHLIRTASGDFSLDECFTFDELEQQASDGTVAEHAVPIERALNHLPKWVISDTLAKKAENGSVFDIPAEFSAMTADARIAVCTEAGECVAIYMPHPSKKGLLKPAKVLMQKSEQ from the coding sequence ATGGTTAACGGAGTTCTCCTTTTACATAAACCGGTCGGCATGACTTCTCACGACTGTGTAATGAAAATAAGAAAACTGTTAAAAACAAAGAAAGTCGGTCATACGGGCACACTTGATCCGGAAGTGTCAGGCGTACTGCCGATCTGTGTCGGACGGGCCACAAAGATCGTTGAGTACGTTACCGACAAGTCAAAAACGTACGATGCTGAGATCACTCTCGGCTTCTCCACCTCGACTGAAGATCAGACGGGGGAAACCGTCAGCGTAAAACCTGTCAAGGAGCCGATAAATGAAACGGACATCAAAGCCGTTTTAGACGAACTAAAGGGACCGCAGGAGCAAGTGCCGCCGATGTATTCCGCGGTGAAGGTGAACGGGAAAAAGCTCTATGAATACGCCCGAGCGGGTATTGAAGTGGAGCGGCCGAAGCGGAATATCACGATTGAAGATATCTCCCTCACTTCACCTGTCACTTATACGGATGATACAGCGTCATTCCGCTTCACAGTCACGTGCTCAAAAGGGACTTACGTCAGAACATTGGCAGTGACAATCGGTGAAAAGCTCGGCTATCCCGCGCATATGTCGCATCTTATCCGGACTGCTTCCGGCGATTTCAGCCTTGATGAGTGTTTCACGTTTGATGAGCTTGAGCAGCAGGCTTCAGACGGCACGGTTGCAGAGCATGCGGTGCCGATTGAAAGAGCGCTCAATCATTTGCCGAAATGGGTCATAAGTGATACATTAGCTAAGAAAGCTGAAAACGGGTCAGTGTTTGACATCCCGGCTGAATTTTCTGCAATGACAGCTGACGCCCGTATAGCGGTCTGTACCGAAGCCGGAGAATGTGTGGCCATTTATATGCCGCACCCTTCAAAAAAAGGACTGCTGAAACCGGCTAAAGTGCTGATGCAAAAAAGCGAACAATAA
- the rbfA gene encoding 30S ribosome-binding factor RbfA — protein MSMRANRVGEQMKKELGDIISRKLKDPRIGFLTVTDVRVSGDLQIAKVYISVLGGEKKKEEALKGLEKAKGFIRSEIGSRIRLRKTPELEFEFDESIEYGNRIETLIHELHSDKPSE, from the coding sequence TTGAGTATGAGAGCAAACCGTGTCGGAGAACAGATGAAAAAAGAGCTTGGGGATATTATCAGCCGAAAGCTGAAAGACCCGAGAATCGGATTTCTGACTGTAACAGACGTACGTGTTTCAGGTGATTTGCAAATAGCGAAGGTGTATATCTCCGTTCTCGGCGGAGAGAAAAAGAAAGAGGAGGCGCTGAAAGGCCTTGAGAAAGCGAAGGGATTTATCCGTTCCGAAATCGGCAGCCGAATCAGACTCCGTAAAACGCCTGAGCTTGAATTTGAATTTGATGAATCAATTGAATACGGCAACCGTATTGAAACATTGATTCACGAACTGCATTCAGATAAACCGTCTGAATAA
- the rimP gene encoding ribosome maturation factor RimP, with the protein MSKKVTDTVQEMAQPILDDLQLELVDIEFVKEGQNWFLRVFIDSDNGVDIEECAKVSEALSEKLDEADPITQNYFLEVSSPGAERPLKKKADFEKSLGKNVYMKTYEPIDGLKVFEGKLAEFDGQTATIEMTIKTRKKRVNIPYEKIANARLAVTF; encoded by the coding sequence ATGAGCAAAAAAGTGACTGATACCGTTCAAGAAATGGCTCAGCCCATACTAGATGACCTTCAGCTTGAACTCGTAGACATTGAATTTGTCAAAGAGGGTCAAAACTGGTTCCTTCGCGTGTTTATTGATTCCGATAACGGTGTTGATATTGAGGAGTGCGCCAAAGTCAGCGAAGCGTTAAGCGAAAAGCTGGATGAGGCCGATCCGATCACTCAAAACTACTTTCTTGAAGTATCTTCTCCTGGAGCCGAGCGTCCATTAAAGAAAAAAGCCGACTTCGAAAAATCACTGGGCAAAAATGTGTACATGAAAACGTACGAACCGATTGACGGTTTAAAAGTGTTTGAAGGCAAATTGGCTGAATTTGATGGACAAACTGCTACAATAGAGATGACGATTAAAACAAGAAAGAAACGGGTCAATATTCCGTATGAAAAAATAGCTAACGCAAGATTAGCTGTAACTTTTTAA